In Rathayibacter sp. VKM Ac-2762, one DNA window encodes the following:
- a CDS encoding aminotransferase class V-fold PLP-dependent enzyme, with translation MHPLDAKDPLAHCPELFVRTPEVRSYLDGNSLGRPLRASVARLARFAEEEWGGRLIRGWEEGWLDMPLEVGDALGSAVLGAAAGQTVVADSTTVLLYKLARAAIARQAEQGRDEIVVDTDNFPTDRYVLEGIAAETGSTLRWIDSDPGSGVGPDDLAPVLGEGTALVLLSHVAYRSGFLADAAAITAQAHEAGALVLWDASHSVGSVPLELDEWGADLAVGCSYKYLNGGPGAPAWAYVASRHQGSLAQPVQGWMGVADMFEMGPGYRPAEGMRRFLSGTPPITGMLAMQDMIALIASVGMPAVRAKSEAMTAYALELADAWLVPRGVRVATPLDPARRGSHVTIAHESFAGLVPRLQADGIVPDFRRPDGIRIGLSPLSTTFAELELGMAAVRDALD, from the coding sequence ATGCACCCGCTCGACGCCAAGGACCCGCTCGCGCACTGCCCCGAGCTGTTCGTCCGCACCCCCGAGGTCCGCTCCTACCTCGACGGCAACTCGCTCGGCCGGCCGCTGCGCGCGAGCGTCGCCCGGCTCGCGCGGTTCGCGGAGGAGGAGTGGGGCGGCCGCCTCATCCGCGGCTGGGAGGAGGGCTGGCTCGACATGCCGCTCGAGGTCGGCGACGCCCTCGGCTCCGCGGTGCTGGGAGCCGCGGCCGGGCAGACGGTCGTCGCCGACTCCACGACCGTCCTGCTCTACAAGCTCGCCCGCGCGGCGATCGCCCGCCAGGCGGAGCAGGGGCGCGACGAGATCGTCGTGGACACCGACAACTTCCCCACCGACCGGTACGTGCTGGAGGGCATCGCGGCCGAGACCGGCAGCACGCTCCGCTGGATCGACTCCGACCCCGGGAGCGGCGTCGGCCCCGACGACCTCGCCCCGGTGCTCGGCGAGGGGACGGCGCTGGTGCTGCTCAGCCACGTCGCGTACCGCTCGGGGTTCCTCGCCGACGCCGCGGCGATCACCGCCCAGGCGCACGAGGCCGGCGCGCTCGTGCTCTGGGACGCCTCCCACTCCGTCGGCTCGGTGCCGCTCGAGCTCGACGAGTGGGGCGCGGACCTCGCGGTCGGCTGCTCCTACAAGTACCTCAACGGAGGCCCGGGGGCGCCCGCGTGGGCGTACGTCGCGTCGCGGCACCAGGGCTCGCTCGCGCAGCCGGTGCAGGGCTGGATGGGCGTCGCCGACATGTTCGAGATGGGACCCGGCTACCGTCCGGCCGAGGGGATGCGGCGCTTCCTCAGCGGCACCCCGCCGATCACGGGGATGCTCGCGATGCAGGACATGATCGCGCTGATCGCCTCGGTCGGCATGCCCGCGGTGCGCGCGAAATCGGAGGCGATGACGGCGTACGCGCTGGAGCTGGCCGACGCGTGGCTGGTGCCGCGCGGGGTGCGGGTGGCGACTCCGCTCGACCCCGCCCGGCGCGGCTCGCACGTGACGATCGCGCACGAGTCGTTCGCCGGCCTCGTCCCGCGGCTGCAGGCGGACGGGATCGTGCCGGACTTCCGCCGACCCGACGGCATCCGGATCGGCCTCTCGCCCCTGTCGACCACCTTCGCCGAGCTGGAGCTGGGCATGGCGGCCGTCCGGGACGCGCTGGACTGA
- a CDS encoding alpha-amylase family protein, which translates to MRVTDTSDLWWRTAVFYNLDVKTFMDWDDDGVGDLEGLVHRIDYLAELGVSCLWLAPFYRSPGRDNGYDISDFYGVDERFGHHGDVVEVIRTAHDRGMRVIVDLVVNHTSDQHPWFQAARSSPDSPYRDYYVWRDEPPADQPANVFPDAEDGVWFRDEEAGQYYLHHFYRHQPDLNTENPAVRDEIAKLIGFWLQLGVDGFRVDAVPYLIEPGERDEHEWLRLLRRFVSRRSGEAMLLGEVNVTREEQLGFFGGEDADELSMQFDFIGNQRLYLALAREEAAPLVEALASRPEISVGSQWANFARNHDELTLDQLSDDERDEVFAAFAPEQSQRIHGRGIVRRLPPMVDGDPRRVRLVHSLVFSLPGTPVLYYGEEIGMGENADIPGRSAVRTPMQWSSAANGGFSRADAADLIAAPPGGGFGPEHVNAAAQLQDPDSLLAHVKGLAWLYRRSPEIGWGEYTHLPCDEPSVLAHRMSASTGTTVAVHNLASNPRTAHLTLPDTPAGARLVDSLGGESLPLDEDGAVSVPLDGYGARWFRVVTEESRRLV; encoded by the coding sequence ATGAGGGTCACCGACACGAGCGACCTGTGGTGGCGCACCGCCGTCTTCTACAACCTCGACGTGAAGACGTTCATGGACTGGGACGACGACGGCGTCGGCGACCTCGAGGGCCTCGTCCACCGGATCGACTACCTGGCCGAGCTCGGCGTCAGCTGCCTCTGGCTCGCGCCGTTCTACCGGTCACCCGGCCGCGACAACGGCTACGACATCAGCGACTTCTACGGAGTGGACGAGCGCTTCGGGCACCACGGCGACGTCGTCGAGGTGATCCGGACCGCCCACGACCGCGGGATGCGCGTGATCGTCGACCTCGTCGTCAACCACACCTCGGACCAGCACCCCTGGTTCCAGGCCGCCCGCTCCTCCCCCGACAGCCCGTACCGCGACTACTACGTCTGGCGCGACGAGCCGCCCGCCGATCAGCCCGCGAACGTGTTCCCGGACGCGGAGGACGGCGTCTGGTTCCGCGACGAGGAGGCGGGCCAGTACTACCTGCACCACTTCTACCGGCACCAGCCCGACCTCAACACCGAGAACCCGGCCGTGCGCGACGAGATCGCGAAGCTCATCGGGTTCTGGCTGCAGCTGGGCGTCGACGGCTTCCGGGTCGACGCGGTGCCCTACCTGATCGAGCCCGGCGAACGCGACGAGCACGAGTGGCTGCGCCTGCTGCGCCGCTTCGTCTCGCGGCGCTCCGGCGAGGCGATGCTGCTGGGCGAGGTCAACGTGACCCGCGAGGAGCAGCTCGGCTTCTTCGGCGGCGAGGACGCGGACGAGCTGTCGATGCAGTTCGACTTCATCGGCAACCAGCGCCTCTACCTCGCGCTGGCCCGGGAGGAGGCGGCGCCGCTCGTCGAGGCGCTCGCGAGCCGCCCCGAGATCTCCGTCGGCAGCCAGTGGGCGAACTTCGCGCGCAACCACGACGAGCTCACCCTCGACCAGCTGAGCGACGACGAGCGCGACGAGGTCTTCGCGGCGTTCGCTCCGGAGCAGTCGCAGCGGATCCACGGGCGCGGCATCGTCCGCCGCCTCCCGCCGATGGTCGACGGCGACCCGCGCCGCGTCCGCCTGGTCCACAGCCTGGTCTTCTCGCTGCCCGGGACCCCGGTGCTCTACTACGGCGAGGAGATCGGGATGGGCGAGAACGCCGACATCCCGGGCCGCAGCGCCGTGCGGACCCCGATGCAGTGGAGCAGCGCCGCCAACGGCGGGTTCTCGCGTGCCGACGCCGCCGACCTGATCGCCGCCCCTCCCGGCGGCGGCTTCGGACCCGAGCACGTGAACGCGGCCGCGCAGCTCCAGGATCCGGACTCCCTCCTGGCCCACGTGAAGGGCCTCGCCTGGCTGTACCGGCGGTCGCCGGAGATCGGCTGGGGCGAGTACACGCACCTCCCCTGCGACGAGCCGAGCGTGCTCGCGCACCGGATGTCCGCGTCGACCGGCACGACCGTCGCGGTGCACAATCTGGCGTCGAACCCGCGCACGGCGCACCTGACGCTCCCCGACACCCCCGCCGGGGCGCGGCTGGTCGACTCCCTCGGCGGCGAGTCGCTCCCGCTAGACGAGGACGGCGCCGTGTCGGTGCCCCTCGACGGCTACGGCGCGCGCTGGTTCCGCGTGGTCACGGAGGAGTCGCGCCGGCTGGTATGA
- a CDS encoding aldo/keto reductase, with protein sequence MAPTPPSHRVLASGSRIPAIGAGTFGSDRYDAETVGLAVEHSLRAGFRLLDCATVYGNEPRVGRAIADSGVDRDELFVMSKIWNDAHEPAAAVASVERSLADLGLDVLDAVFVHWPFPNHHPPHAETDARDPHARPYVHEAFLETWRALESLVDRGLVRHLGTSNVTIPKLERILADVRIAPQLNEMELHPCFQQPELFRFCLDHRIQPIGYSPLGSPSRPERDRVEGDIVDIEHPAVRAIADERGVHPAVVCLAWAVNRGQIPIPFAVKPEQIEANLAAASLVLTAEEQEALRGAERNNRLIKGQVFLWPGSTGWLDLWDADGTIPGWSGYGSPRATL encoded by the coding sequence ATGGCCCCCACTCCGCCGAGCCACCGCGTCCTCGCGAGCGGCAGCCGCATCCCCGCGATCGGCGCCGGCACGTTCGGCTCCGACCGCTACGACGCCGAGACCGTCGGCCTCGCGGTCGAGCACTCCCTCCGCGCCGGCTTCCGCCTCCTCGACTGCGCCACCGTCTACGGCAACGAGCCGCGCGTCGGCCGGGCGATCGCCGACTCCGGAGTCGACCGCGACGAGCTCTTCGTCATGTCGAAGATCTGGAACGACGCGCACGAGCCCGCGGCGGCCGTCGCCTCCGTCGAGCGCTCGCTCGCCGATCTCGGCCTCGACGTGCTCGACGCCGTCTTCGTGCACTGGCCCTTCCCCAACCACCACCCGCCGCACGCCGAGACCGACGCGCGCGATCCGCACGCCCGCCCGTACGTCCACGAGGCGTTCCTCGAGACCTGGCGCGCGCTCGAGAGCCTGGTCGACCGGGGCCTCGTCCGGCACCTCGGCACCTCCAACGTCACGATCCCCAAGCTCGAGCGGATCCTCGCCGACGTCCGCATCGCCCCGCAGCTGAACGAGATGGAGCTGCACCCCTGCTTCCAGCAGCCGGAGCTGTTCCGCTTCTGCCTCGACCACCGCATCCAGCCGATCGGCTACTCGCCGCTGGGCTCGCCGTCGCGGCCGGAGCGCGACCGGGTGGAGGGCGACATCGTCGACATCGAGCACCCCGCGGTGCGGGCGATCGCCGACGAGCGGGGCGTGCATCCGGCCGTCGTGTGCCTCGCCTGGGCGGTGAACCGCGGCCAGATCCCGATCCCGTTCGCGGTGAAGCCGGAGCAGATCGAGGCGAACCTGGCCGCCGCCTCCCTGGTGCTCACGGCCGAGGAGCAGGAGGCGCTGCGCGGCGCCGAGCGCAACAACCGGCTGATCAAGGGCCAGGTCTTCCTCTGGCCCGGCAGCACCGGCTGGCTCGACCTGTGGGACGCCGACGGCACGATCCCGGGCTGGAGCGGCTACGGCTCGCCCCGCGCCACCCTGTGA
- a CDS encoding LacI family DNA-binding transcriptional regulator: MATYKDLQRLTGLSLSTISKHYNGLPVRPENRAAIEAAAAEVGFRVNGFARGLRSRRSRTVGVLLPTLDNEFHLSIIAGLERALRGEGIGVLVGVSRPEPGAAVDLLLEKMVDGIVAVPSAGDVDALRRASEQGTPVVAVDWIDDALVTDRVALDNAGAGASTARHLLDHGHRSIAVLGGEDGVSSTRERTAGFLAALAERGVHPAADAVVRGPLTVESGIAAVERILALSPRPTALFASNRELTVGALIALGDSGLRVPTDLSVVGFDNVELARVVRPHLTTIAQPTEAIAAEAAALVRLRLDSGAEQPGPQERRLPGRLLAGSSVAHLHDL; the protein is encoded by the coding sequence GTGGCCACCTACAAGGACCTGCAGCGGCTGACCGGCCTCTCGCTCTCGACCATCTCGAAGCACTACAACGGGCTCCCCGTGCGCCCCGAGAACCGGGCGGCGATCGAGGCGGCGGCCGCCGAGGTCGGCTTCCGGGTCAACGGCTTCGCTCGAGGCCTGCGCTCGCGGCGCTCCCGCACGGTCGGAGTGCTGCTGCCCACCCTCGACAACGAGTTCCACCTCTCGATCATCGCGGGCCTCGAGCGGGCCCTGCGCGGAGAGGGCATCGGCGTGCTGGTCGGTGTGAGCCGCCCCGAGCCGGGAGCCGCGGTCGACCTGCTGCTCGAGAAGATGGTCGACGGGATCGTGGCGGTGCCGTCCGCGGGCGACGTCGACGCGCTGCGCCGCGCCTCCGAGCAGGGCACCCCCGTGGTGGCCGTCGACTGGATCGACGACGCACTGGTCACCGATCGCGTCGCGCTCGACAACGCGGGCGCCGGCGCCTCCACCGCCCGGCACCTCCTCGACCACGGCCACCGCTCTATCGCGGTGCTCGGCGGGGAGGACGGAGTGTCCTCCACCCGGGAGCGGACCGCCGGCTTCCTCGCCGCCCTGGCCGAGCGCGGCGTCCACCCCGCCGCCGACGCCGTGGTGCGCGGCCCGCTGACGGTCGAGAGCGGGATCGCCGCCGTCGAGCGGATCCTCGCCCTGAGCCCCCGGCCGACCGCCCTGTTCGCGAGCAACCGCGAGCTGACGGTCGGCGCCCTGATCGCCCTCGGCGACTCCGGACTGCGCGTGCCGACGGACCTCTCCGTCGTCGGCTTCGACAACGTCGAGCTGGCCCGCGTGGTCCGCCCGCACCTGACCACGATCGCCCAGCCGACGGAGGCGATCGCCGCCGAGGCCGCCGCCCTCGTCCGCCTCCGCCTCGACTCCGGGGCGGAGCAGCCCGGTCCCCAGGAGCGGAGGCTCCCCGGCCGCCTGCTCGCCGGCTCGTCCGTCGCCCACCTCCACGACCTCTAG
- a CDS encoding RbsD/FucU family protein yields MLTTTLLHPEILHALARAGHGSRVLIADGNYPVGTTLGPNSALVHLNLRPDMLTVDEILDALLSAIVVEEATVMTPAPGIDVPAQDAFRRSLDGVPFTSLERHAFYAEARTPDVALTIASGDRRIYANLILTIGVRPADAS; encoded by the coding sequence TTGCTGACCACGACCCTCCTCCACCCCGAGATCCTGCACGCGCTCGCCCGCGCCGGCCACGGCTCCCGCGTCCTCATCGCCGACGGCAACTACCCCGTCGGCACCACGCTCGGACCGAACTCCGCCCTGGTGCACCTGAACCTCCGGCCCGACATGCTGACCGTCGACGAGATCCTCGACGCCCTGCTCTCGGCGATCGTCGTCGAGGAGGCGACGGTCATGACCCCCGCGCCCGGGATCGACGTCCCCGCGCAGGACGCCTTCCGCCGATCCCTCGACGGCGTCCCCTTCACCTCGCTCGAGCGGCACGCCTTCTACGCCGAAGCGCGCACCCCCGACGTCGCGCTCACCATCGCCTCGGGCGACCGCCGCATCTACGCGAACCTCATCCTCACGATCGGCGTGCGCCCGGCCGACGCGTCCTGA
- a CDS encoding hemolysin family protein: protein MDLDTLLNIGLVVLFVLLGGVFAGTEMAIVSLRESQVRAIEAGSERGRRIAELVRNPNTFLSAVQIGVTLAGFFSSAYGASTIAPDLVPPLQSLGLSASAASTVALILMTLVIAYLSLVLGELVPKRLAMQKSVAFTKALAPPLNALARLMRPVIWLLSVSTDAVVRLLGADPREKGESVSADEVRDMISSNTEIHEDSRRLLTDIFRADDRRVAEVMRPRPDVDFLRGALSVAEGYAAVLDQPHSRYPVVGDDFDDVLGFVHVRDLMSAFPEAGRAGTASSVADITRPILAVPGTTKVLAALRTMRQDGHQIAVVIDEYGGTDGIITLEDLLEELVGEIYDEYDGARQAVDAKAAEQLHDVDGGMILEDLAEQLGIELPEGPYETVGGFVLDRIGRVAVVGDSVLVGDHLLRVAETDRYRISRLTLVPQPASEPSPPTAPAV, encoded by the coding sequence GTGGATCTCGACACCCTCCTCAACATCGGCCTCGTCGTGCTGTTCGTCCTCCTCGGAGGCGTCTTCGCGGGCACCGAGATGGCCATCGTCAGCCTCCGCGAGAGCCAGGTCCGCGCGATCGAGGCCGGCAGCGAGCGCGGCCGGCGCATCGCCGAGCTCGTCCGCAACCCCAACACGTTCCTCTCCGCGGTCCAGATCGGCGTCACGCTCGCCGGCTTCTTCTCGTCGGCGTACGGCGCCTCGACCATCGCGCCCGACCTCGTGCCGCCGCTGCAGTCGCTCGGCCTCTCGGCCTCCGCCGCCTCCACCGTCGCCCTGATCCTGATGACCCTCGTCATCGCGTACCTCTCCCTGGTGCTGGGCGAGCTGGTCCCCAAGCGCCTGGCGATGCAGAAGTCCGTCGCGTTCACCAAGGCCCTCGCACCCCCGCTCAACGCCCTCGCGCGCCTGATGCGCCCCGTGATCTGGCTGCTGTCCGTCTCGACCGACGCCGTCGTCCGCCTCCTCGGCGCCGACCCGCGCGAGAAGGGCGAGAGCGTCTCGGCCGACGAGGTGCGCGACATGATCTCCAGCAACACCGAGATCCACGAGGACAGCCGCCGGCTGCTCACCGACATCTTCCGCGCGGACGACCGCCGCGTCGCCGAGGTGATGCGCCCGCGGCCGGACGTCGACTTCCTCCGCGGCGCGCTCAGCGTGGCCGAGGGCTACGCGGCGGTCCTCGACCAGCCGCACTCGCGCTACCCGGTGGTCGGCGACGACTTCGACGACGTGCTCGGTTTCGTCCACGTGCGCGACCTGATGTCCGCGTTCCCGGAGGCGGGTCGCGCCGGCACCGCGAGCAGCGTCGCCGACATCACCCGCCCGATCCTCGCGGTCCCCGGCACGACGAAGGTGCTCGCGGCCCTGCGCACCATGCGCCAGGACGGCCACCAGATCGCCGTCGTCATCGACGAGTACGGGGGAACCGACGGCATCATCACGCTGGAGGACCTGCTCGAGGAGCTCGTCGGCGAGATCTACGACGAGTACGACGGCGCCCGCCAGGCGGTCGACGCGAAGGCGGCCGAGCAGCTGCACGACGTCGACGGCGGGATGATCCTCGAGGACCTGGCGGAGCAGCTGGGCATCGAGCTGCCCGAGGGCCCGTACGAGACGGTCGGCGGGTTCGTCCTCGACCGGATCGGCCGTGTGGCCGTCGTGGGCGACTCCGTGCTCGTCGGCGACCACCTGCTCCGCGTGGCCGAGACGGACCGCTACCGCATCTCGCGGCTGACCCTCGTGCCGCAGCCCGCGTCGGAGCCGAGCCCGCCGACGGCGCCCGCCGTCTGA
- a CDS encoding SMP-30/gluconolactonase/LRE family protein, with amino-acid sequence MIDATPAGTPTYVLSEGPVWDPDTARLTWVDIEAGAVLSAPVTAEGIGAISRTDVGEQVGAALPLGDGRTLVALTRRLAILEVDGSLTRGSELLPEGHRFNDGTIDPQGRLLVGSLTLGESAGDDVLLRIEHDGSVTVLDDDLRLSNGLGFSPDGSVLYSADTESGVIHRRSYADAEHGPREPFVELEEGVFADGLTVDADGRVWVAVWGGSGVRVFEADGSPVEGEGIRIDAPHSSSIAFAGEDLDIAVVTSASRDLSADERARHPHAGGLWIAQPGARGRAATRWVEGPLP; translated from the coding sequence ATGATCGACGCGACGCCCGCGGGCACCCCCACCTACGTCCTCAGCGAGGGGCCCGTCTGGGATCCGGACACCGCCCGCCTCACCTGGGTCGACATCGAGGCCGGCGCGGTCCTGTCCGCCCCCGTCACCGCGGAGGGGATCGGAGCGATCTCGCGCACCGACGTCGGCGAGCAGGTCGGCGCCGCGCTGCCCCTGGGCGACGGGCGGACGCTCGTCGCGCTGACCCGACGGCTCGCGATCCTGGAGGTCGACGGCTCCCTCACGCGCGGCTCCGAGCTGCTGCCGGAGGGGCACCGCTTCAACGACGGCACGATCGACCCGCAGGGGCGCCTCCTGGTCGGCTCGCTGACCCTCGGCGAGTCGGCGGGCGACGACGTCCTGCTGCGCATCGAGCACGACGGATCCGTCACCGTGCTCGACGACGACCTGCGGCTCTCGAACGGACTCGGCTTCTCGCCGGACGGCTCTGTGCTGTACTCGGCCGACACCGAGTCGGGCGTGATCCACCGCCGCTCCTACGCGGACGCCGAGCACGGCCCGCGCGAGCCGTTCGTCGAGCTCGAGGAGGGCGTGTTCGCCGACGGACTGACCGTGGACGCCGACGGCCGCGTGTGGGTCGCGGTCTGGGGCGGGAGCGGCGTCCGCGTGTTCGAGGCCGACGGCAGCCCGGTCGAGGGCGAGGGCATCAGGATCGACGCCCCGCACTCCTCCAGCATCGCCTTCGCGGGCGAGGACCTGGACATCGCGGTCGTCACCTCCGCCTCGCGCGACCTCTCGGCGGACGAGCGGGCGCGTCATCCGCACGCCGGCGGACTGTGGATCGCGCAGCCCGGAGCCCGCGGCCGCGCCGCCACGCGCTGGGTGGAGGGGCCGCTGCCCTAG
- a CDS encoding MFS transporter — protein MSTSTSPRGPVRSLVPARIDRLPWTRFHWSIVVGLGFSWVLDGLEIQIVASAGFAKEFGLSAFEVGLLGTIYLCGQIAGALIFGRLSDKLGRRKLFILTLVIYLVASGLAGLAPNYVFLAVFRFFAGMGIGGEYAAINSAIDELIPSKYRGRVDIAINGTYWGGAALGSAANLFFLNDALFAENVGWRLGFFLGPILGLAIIYLRRHIPESPRWLMTHGREEEAERTVDEIERRVKAEGGVLEPVDDAKAITVKATESIPFRTIARVLLRQYPKRTLVGATMMITQSFLYNAIFFTYALVLENFYGVEQSAISYFFFPFAIGNLVGPLVLGHLFDVWGRRKMIFLTYGVSGAVLAVSAVLFSMDVLTATTQTILWCVSFFFASAGASSAYLTVSEIFPLELRSQAISYFFTLGQIAGAVAPALYGALIGDGSDRGPLTIGYFVGAAVMILGGVIALIFGVDAERRSLESITEPLSTVKS, from the coding sequence ATGTCGACATCCACCAGTCCGCGCGGCCCGGTCCGGAGCCTCGTGCCCGCCCGCATCGACAGGCTCCCCTGGACCCGCTTCCACTGGTCGATCGTCGTCGGCCTCGGCTTCTCGTGGGTGCTGGACGGACTCGAGATCCAGATCGTCGCCTCCGCCGGCTTCGCGAAGGAGTTCGGGCTCTCGGCCTTCGAGGTCGGCCTGCTCGGCACGATCTACCTGTGCGGGCAGATCGCGGGCGCCCTGATCTTCGGGCGACTGAGCGACAAGCTCGGGCGGCGCAAGCTGTTCATCCTGACGCTCGTCATCTACCTGGTCGCCAGCGGCCTGGCGGGTCTCGCGCCGAACTACGTCTTCCTCGCCGTGTTCCGCTTCTTCGCGGGCATGGGGATCGGCGGCGAGTACGCGGCGATCAACTCCGCGATCGACGAGCTCATCCCCTCCAAGTACCGCGGCCGCGTCGACATCGCGATCAACGGCACCTACTGGGGCGGCGCGGCTCTCGGCTCCGCGGCCAACCTGTTCTTCCTGAACGACGCGCTCTTCGCCGAGAACGTCGGCTGGCGCCTCGGCTTCTTCCTCGGCCCGATCCTCGGACTGGCGATCATCTACCTCCGCCGCCACATCCCCGAGAGCCCCCGCTGGCTGATGACGCACGGCCGCGAGGAGGAGGCGGAGCGCACCGTCGACGAGATCGAGCGCCGAGTGAAGGCGGAGGGCGGCGTGCTCGAGCCTGTCGACGACGCGAAGGCGATCACCGTGAAGGCGACGGAGAGCATCCCGTTCCGCACCATCGCCCGGGTGCTGCTGCGGCAGTACCCGAAGCGGACGCTGGTGGGCGCGACGATGATGATCACCCAGTCGTTCCTCTACAACGCGATCTTCTTCACCTACGCGCTGGTGCTCGAGAACTTCTACGGAGTCGAGCAGAGCGCGATCTCGTACTTCTTCTTCCCGTTCGCGATCGGCAACCTCGTCGGGCCGCTGGTGCTCGGCCACCTGTTCGACGTGTGGGGCCGGCGGAAGATGATCTTCCTCACCTACGGCGTCTCGGGAGCGGTCCTGGCCGTCTCGGCGGTCCTCTTCAGCATGGACGTCCTGACCGCGACGACGCAGACGATCCTCTGGTGCGTGTCGTTCTTCTTCGCCTCCGCGGGAGCCTCGAGCGCCTACCTCACCGTGAGTGAGATCTTCCCGCTCGAGCTGCGCAGCCAGGCGATCTCGTACTTCTTCACCCTCGGCCAGATCGCCGGAGCGGTCGCCCCCGCCCTCTACGGCGCCCTGATCGGCGACGGCAGCGACCGAGGACCGCTGACGATCGGCTACTTCGTCGGCGCCGCCGTGATGATCCTCGGCGGCGTGATCGCCCTGATCTTCGGCGTCGACGCCGAGCGCCGCAGCCTCGAGAGCATCACCGAGCCCCTGTCGACCGTGAAGTCCTGA
- a CDS encoding sugar O-acetyltransferase translates to MTLEDQRAHILTGAVYDDMTPELVAARERAVLASNAYNASFGRPPVEREGLLRELVASVGADTHLEPTFRCEFGFNITIGDRFYANFDCILLDGAPITIGDDVLFGPRVSIYTSNHALDPAERAVGACTAKPVVVGDGVWIGGGVTINQGVTIGDGAVIGSGSVVTRDVPPLTIAAGVPARVLRSITPDDRTGYRPAH, encoded by the coding sequence ATGACCCTCGAGGACCAGCGCGCGCACATCCTGACCGGCGCCGTGTACGACGACATGACCCCCGAGCTCGTCGCCGCGCGTGAGCGGGCGGTCCTCGCCTCGAACGCGTACAACGCGAGCTTCGGGCGCCCACCGGTCGAGCGGGAGGGTCTGCTCCGCGAGCTCGTCGCCTCGGTGGGCGCGGACACGCACCTCGAGCCGACGTTCCGGTGCGAGTTCGGGTTCAACATCACGATCGGCGACCGCTTCTACGCGAACTTCGACTGCATCCTGCTCGACGGCGCCCCCATCACGATCGGCGACGACGTGCTGTTCGGCCCGCGCGTCTCGATCTACACGTCGAACCACGCCCTCGACCCGGCGGAGCGCGCCGTCGGCGCCTGCACTGCGAAGCCGGTCGTCGTCGGCGACGGCGTCTGGATCGGCGGCGGCGTCACGATCAACCAGGGCGTCACCATCGGCGACGGGGCCGTGATCGGCTCGGGCAGCGTCGTCACCCGCGACGTCCCTCCGCTCACCATCGCGGCCGGCGTCCCCGCCCGCGTCCTCCGCTCGATCACCCCCGACGACCGGACCGGCTACCGCCCGGCTCACTGA